CATCTCCACGTCCAACCCGACCTATCCGTTGCCGGACGACTATCCGGACGACACCTGCTTCTTCACCGTCACGTTCTACTTCAACGAGTCTCCGCCCGCCTGAGACCAACACGCCGCGGAGCGTACGAACATGCCCTCGCGCCTGCAGCAGATCGGTTGGGTTCTGTTCCTCGTCGGATTGATCGTCTGGGTCCTGATGCGGTGGTCGTGAGCGCGCCGGCGCGGCCCTGCCTCGTGGCCGTCGTGGGACCGACGGCGACCGGCAAGAGCACGCTCGCCGTCGAGCTCGCGTTGCGGATCGGCGGCGAGGTCGTCAGTTGCGACTCGACGGCCCTGTACCGCGGCTTCGACATCGGGACCGACAAGCCGTCGCCGGCGGCGCGCTGCGGGGTGCCGCACCACCTCATCGACGTCGCCGAGCCGACGGCGAGGTATTCGGCGGCGCGCTACGCCCGTGAGGCGGCCGACGCCGTGCGCCGGGTGACCGCCGCGGGCCGCGTCCCGGTGCTCGCGGGGGGCACCGGCCTCTACTATCGCGCGCTGACGCGCGGCCTGTGTCCCGCGCCGGCACGCGACGACCGGCTGCGTGCGCGGCTCGGACGCGTCGCCGCACGGCGCGGCGTCGAGTCGCTGCATCGTTGGGTGGCGCGCGTCGATCCCGACTCGGCGCTGCGCGTGCAGCCGCACGACGAGAAGCGGCTCGTGCGGGCGCTCGAGGTCTACCTGCTCACGGGACGCACCCTGACCGCTCACTTCGCCGAGACCCGCTCCGCGCTGGAGGACTACGACGTGCTGCCGTTCGCCCTGCGCCTGCCGGCCGAGGAGATCGCCCGGCGCGTCGCACGGCGGGTCGAGCGTCAGTTCGAGCGCGGCGTTCTGGACGAGGTCCGCCGGGCGCTCGCGGCCGGCGTGCCCGAGGATGCGCATCCCTTCGGCGGCCTCGTGTACCGGCAGGTTCTGGAACACCTGCAGGGTGTGCGCGACGAGCCGGCCACGCGTGCGCTGATAGTGCAGGAGAACCGCCGCTACGCGCGGCGCCAGTTGATCTGGTTCCGAAAAGAACCTAACCTACGCTGGATTCAACGGCCCGGTGAGCATCCCGGCGCACTGGCCGAGGTCCTGACGGCGCTCGGCGCGTATTCCACACGCTTCGCGCCCTCTACTGCGAATCATGTCGACCCCCGCTGATCGTCAGTCCGCATCGAACCTGCAGGACGTCTTTCTGAACGGCGCTCGGCGCGAACGGTTGCGCGTGACGGTGCGCCTGATGGACGGCACCGAGGTGTGCGGCCGCATCAAGAGCTTCGATCGCTACGCGCTGCTCGTGGAGCACGATGAATCGGACGTGCTGCTCTTCAAGCACGCGGTGGCGACCATCCGGCCTCGCGCCAGCGCCGGTCCGGACCCCGCCGCGGGGGGCTGATGGCGGAGCCCGGTTCCGACGACTCGCTTCGCCGGCAGCTCGAAGCGCGCGAGCGAGCCACGTTGGGGCCTGCCGCCGCACTCAGCAGTCGCAGCCGCGGCCGCCTGCGGCCCGAGCCGGATGATCCGATCCGGCCGGTGTTCCAGCGGGACCGCGACCGGATCGTCCACTCCAAGGCGTTCCGTCGTCTCAAGCACAAGACGCAGGTGTTCCTGGCGCCGACCGGCGATCACTACCGGACCCGCCTGACGCACACCCTCGAGGTGTCGCAAATCGCCCGGACCATCGCCAAGGTGCTGCGGCTCAACGAGGAGCTGACCGAGGCCATTGCGCTGGGCCACGACCTCGGGCACGCGCCGTTCGGGCACGCCGGCGAGCGCGTTCTGACCCGCCTGTTTCCGGGCGGCTTCAACCACTACGAGCAGAGCCTGCGCGTCGTCGACGTCCTCGAGCAGAACGGCGCGGGGCTCAATCTGACCTGGGAGGTGCGCGACGGGATCAGCAGGCATTCCAAGGGCAGGCATGGAGCTCCGGTCGGCGTCGAGCCTGCCCTGCGCGCCGCGACCCTGGAGGGGCAGGTCGCCCGGGTGGCGGACCTGATCGCCTACGTCAACCACGACATCGACGACGCGGTGCGGGCCGGCATACTGCGGGTCGAGGCCCTGCCGGCCGCACCGATCGCCGCGCTCGGCGCGACGTCCTCCGAGCGGATCGGCTGCCTCGTGGCGGACGTCGTGCGCGAGACCCTCGCGCGGGAGGGCGAGCCGGAAGTGGCGATGAGCGCCGAGGTGCTGCAGGCGACGCTCGACCTGCGGGCGTTCCTGCACGCCGAGGTATACGAGAACGACGCAGCGGTCGCCGAGTTCGCCAAGGCGTGCGGGATTCTCGAAGGCTTGTGGGAGAAGGTGCGGGAGAGGCCGGCGCGCTTCCTCGATGCCCGGACGGTGGAGCGCGACGGTCTGGACGTCGCGGCGAAGGACTTCCTCGCGGGGATGACGGATCGCTTTGCGATCGGGCTGTTCGAGCAGATCTTCGTGCCGCGGCCCTGGAGTCGGGGCGGGGTCGACGCCGAGCCGGGTAGAGCCGATGTGATATAGTGCGTGGTTCGGTCGGAAGACGGAAGGAGCAGCCGGGGTGGTGTCCATGCGCTTGGACCTGCGTGAAGTTCGCGGTCCCGCGCACCGGGTCGATCGCAGCTTTCCCGCCTCGGCGTTCGGTCCGGAAGAGGCGTTCGCGGTCGCGTCGCCGGTCGAGCTGAGGTTGAACGTCCGGAAGGACGGCGACAAGTTCAGTCTGCGGGGGCGGCTCGTCACCACGGTGCGGCGCGACTGCTGCCGATGCCTGGAGCCGTTCGACGTGGCGACGGAGTTGGACATCGACGTGCGCTATCTGCCGCAACAGGTCAATACGGGCGAAGGCGAGCACGAGATCTCCGACGACGATCTGTCGATCGCCTTCTATCGCGACGACGAGATCGATCTCGGCGGCCTCGTGCGGGAGCAGTTGCATCTGGCGGCCCCGATGAAGCCGCTGTGCGACGACGCGTGCCGCGGCTTGTGCCCGGTCTGCGGCGCCAATCGGAATGACGAGACCTGCGGCTGCGACACCGCGTGGCACGATCCGCGCTTCGCCGCCCTGCGGTCGCTCGTGCGCACCCCCGCCGGGCCGGGGCCGCAGCGAAAGGGTTGAACAGACATGGCGAATCCAAAGCGGCGGCATTCGAAGGCCCGCACGGCCAAGCGACGTGCACACGATGCTCTCGAACCCGTCGTCTTGAGCACGTGCCCGCAGTGTCACGAGCCTCAGGTGCCGCATCGGGTCTGCCCGCACTGCGGCTACTACAAGGGACGCCAGGTCAAGGCGATCAAGGAAGCCTAGCCAGTACCGGTGGGTGGCGTGCCGGCGTTCACCGGGGTCGCGACGTGACCTATCACCATGCGCATTGCCGTTGACGCGGGCGGTGGCGATCACGCGCCGCGAAACGTGGTCGCCGGCGCACTCGTGGCCGCACGCTCCCTCGGATTCGGGTTGACGCTGGTCGGCCCGAGGCAGGCGATCGACAGCGAGCTGTTGCGTCATCC
Above is a genomic segment from Acidobacteriota bacterium containing:
- a CDS encoding deoxyguanosinetriphosphate triphosphohydrolase; protein product: MAEPGSDDSLRRQLEARERATLGPAAALSSRSRGRLRPEPDDPIRPVFQRDRDRIVHSKAFRRLKHKTQVFLAPTGDHYRTRLTHTLEVSQIARTIAKVLRLNEELTEAIALGHDLGHAPFGHAGERVLTRLFPGGFNHYEQSLRVVDVLEQNGAGLNLTWEVRDGISRHSKGRHGAPVGVEPALRAATLEGQVARVADLIAYVNHDIDDAVRAGILRVEALPAAPIAALGATSSERIGCLVADVVRETLAREGEPEVAMSAEVLQATLDLRAFLHAEVYENDAAVAEFAKACGILEGLWEKVRERPARFLDARTVERDGLDVAAKDFLAGMTDRFAIGLFEQIFVPRPWSRGGVDAEPGRADVI
- a CDS encoding 50S ribosomal protein L32; this translates as MANPKRRHSKARTAKRRAHDALEPVVLSTCPQCHEPQVPHRVCPHCGYYKGRQVKAIKEA
- a CDS encoding DUF177 domain-containing protein, which encodes MSMRLDLREVRGPAHRVDRSFPASAFGPEEAFAVASPVELRLNVRKDGDKFSLRGRLVTTVRRDCCRCLEPFDVATELDIDVRYLPQQVNTGEGEHEISDDDLSIAFYRDDEIDLGGLVREQLHLAAPMKPLCDDACRGLCPVCGANRNDETCGCDTAWHDPRFAALRSLVRTPAGPGPQRKG
- the hfq gene encoding RNA chaperone Hfq, with translation MSTPADRQSASNLQDVFLNGARRERLRVTVRLMDGTEVCGRIKSFDRYALLVEHDESDVLLFKHAVATIRPRASAGPDPAAGG
- the miaA gene encoding tRNA (adenosine(37)-N6)-dimethylallyltransferase MiaA, translating into MDPPVRGAGVPQLVHAVRHHVDARQRGAHVQRASRRVDHGPERHEAVPGQGFHQLGVQRHLHVQPDLSVAGRLSGRHLLLHRHVLLQRVSARLRPTRRGAYEHALAPAADRLGSVPRRIDRLGPDAVVVSAPARPCLVAVVGPTATGKSTLAVELALRIGGEVVSCDSTALYRGFDIGTDKPSPAARCGVPHHLIDVAEPTARYSAARYAREAADAVRRVTAAGRVPVLAGGTGLYYRALTRGLCPAPARDDRLRARLGRVAARRGVESLHRWVARVDPDSALRVQPHDEKRLVRALEVYLLTGRTLTAHFAETRSALEDYDVLPFALRLPAEEIARRVARRVERQFERGVLDEVRRALAAGVPEDAHPFGGLVYRQVLEHLQGVRDEPATRALIVQENRRYARRQLIWFRKEPNLRWIQRPGEHPGALAEVLTALGAYSTRFAPSTANHVDPR